A window of Cryptomeria japonica chromosome 3, Sugi_1.0, whole genome shotgun sequence contains these coding sequences:
- the LOC131042315 gene encoding low temperature-induced protein lt101.2: MEELQVVKLKARAKMGSATFIEVLLSIFLPPLGVFLRYGCAVEFWIDLLLTFLGFIPGIIYALYVLV; the protein is encoded by the exons ATGGAGGAATTACAGGTTGTAAAGTTGAAGGCAAGGGCAAAAATGGGGTCTGCAACTTTTATCGAGGTTCTACTCTCAATATTTCTGCCTCCGCTCGGAGTTTTTCTCAGATATGGCTGTGCA GtggagttttggatagatttattGCTCACATTTTTGGGTTTCATTCCGGGAATTATATATGCTCTCTATGTtcttgtgtga
- the LOC131042299 gene encoding leucine-rich repeat receptor-like tyrosine-protein kinase PXC3 — protein MRAINIQSIGHLTELEEINLSHNLASGELPGWIFNGLDHLRYLDLSQNNLSGPIPEFFLPNLTDLLISDNRFSGPINSAIFTRLKNLEALIANDNELSGTIPEDLGSIPTLRSLHLSNNKLVGNIPRELFVNAQLLSIDFSYDYLEGTIPESIYKCKYAKEIIVSNNRLAGNISSKVGHLSELEYFEADDNLLHGDIPQELVYLRDVNLAYNNLSGEIPKEIGLCSNLQIALNRSHGSLEGKIPVKLSDLTRLVSFDLSHNRFSGEIPESLEQMQSLAGFDVSYNQQLTGTLPHFCKATVININETSVSVPVEGVSFAARKHINKANGITVAVAGPTIALIAIGITLMSHKYKSLKCLHETAEKQEPSIIQCHLIDPQSIHRESIDFEKALKATLDPANVILKTNLHTYFKVLMPCGTAYTVKEFNWIMDEALEGVSCNKVGSELQKRGKLSHPNIMMPLAYALKNDLTILLYEECFLSAIVGSIGYIPPECAYTMKVTLACNVYSFGVVLLELLTGRPPTIDGMVLAQWVQWTPSRNENWEQILAPRVTKSSFQERNCMMSVLRIALACIDTSPAARPKMKIVVGMLQGSAQT, from the exons ATGAG GGCTATAAATATTCAATCTATTGGGCATCTCACTGAATTGGAGGAGATTAATTTGTCACATAACCTTGCGTCTGGTGAACTCCCTGGGTGGATATTTAATGGTCTTGATCATCTGAGATATCTTGACTTGAGCCAAAACAATCTGAGTGGGCCAATTCCTGAGTTTTTTCTCCCCAATCTCACTGATCTGCTGATTTCTGACAACAGGTTCTCTGGTCCAATCAATTCAGCGATATTCACCAGGCTAAAGAACTTGGAAGCCTTGATAGCTAATGATAATGAACTCAGCGGAACAATACCAGAGGATTTGGGTTCTATTCCTACCCTCAGGTCTCTGCACCTGAGCAATAATAAACTGGTTGGCAACATCCCCCGAGAACTTTTTGTTAATGCCCAATTGCTAAGTATAGACTTTTCTTATGATTATTTGGAGGGCACAATTCCAGAAAGCATTTATAAATGCAAGTATGCCAAGGAAATTATTGTATCGAATAATAGACTCGCTGGGAACATCAGTTCCAAAGTTGGGCACTTGTCCGAGTTGGAATATTTTGAAGCAGATGACAACCTTCTTCATGGTGATATTCCACAGGAGCTGG TGTACTTGCGAGATGTGAATTTGGCTTACAACAATCTTAGTGGAGAAATACCCAAAGAAATTGGCTTGTGTTCCAACCTCCAAATTGCCTTGAATCGCAGTCATGGTTCTCTAGAAGGGAAAATTCCTGTAAAACTTTCTGATTTGACCAGATTAGTGTCTTTTGATCTTTCACATAACAGGTTCTCTGGAGAAATTCCTGAGTCGTTAGAACAGATGCAAAGTTTGGCAGGGTTTGATGTTTCATACAATCAGCAGCTCACAGGCACCTTACCACATTTCTGCAAGGCCACTGTCATCAACATTAATGAGACATCTGTCTCTGTACCTGTTGAGGGAGTATCGTTTGCTGCTAGGAAACATATAAATAAGGCTAACGGCATTACAGTAGCTGTCGCAGGGCCTACTATTGCCTTGATTGCAATTGGAATCACTTTGATGTCACACAAATACAAGAGCCTGAAATGTCTGCATGAAACAGCAGAAAAGCAAGAGCCTTCAATAATACAGTGTCATCTTATCGATCCACAGAGTATACACAGGGAAAGCATTGATTTTGAAAAAGCCCTGAAAGCCACATTGGACCCTGCAAATGTTATCCTGAAAACCAATTTGCATACATATTTCAAGGTTCTGATGCCTTGTGGAACTGCCTACACTGTAAAGGAATTCAATTGGATCATGGATGAAGCTTTAGAGGGAGTGAGCTGCAACAAAGTTGGTTCAGAGCTCCAGAAGCGGGGCAAATTAAGCCACCCAAACATTATGATGCCATTAGCATATGCTTTGAAGAATGACTTGACTATTCTTTTGTATGAAGAAT GTTTTCTCTCTGCAATTGTTGGATCAATTGGATACATCCCTCCTGAGTGTGCCTACACAATGAAAGTAACACTTGCCTGTAATGTTTACAGCTTCGGTGTTGTTTTGCTGGAACTGTTGACTGGGCGGCCTCCCACAATAGATGGAATGGTACTTGCACAGTGGGTACAGTGGACTCCTTCGAGGAATGAGAATTGGGAACAAATTCTTGCTCCAAGGGTCACTAAATCTTCCTTTCAAGAAAGGAATTGCATGATGTCTGTTCTAAGAATAGCTCTGGCCTGCATCGATACTTCTCCAGCTGCCAGGCCTAAAATGAAAATTGTAGTGGGAATGCTTCAAGGTTCAGCACAAACTTAA